From a single Chitinophaga sp. Cy-1792 genomic region:
- a CDS encoding thiamine phosphate synthase has protein sequence MINRLHYISQGATAEAHLDNIRQACDAGCTWVQLRIKNETPANITPAAMEARRITQAYGATLIINDHPQVAAACGADGVHVGLNDMSVADARLIVGPQAIVGGTSNKTADILKHSLEGADYVGLGPFRFTATKEKLSPVLGIDGYLSIMEQLHILRLSIPVIAIGGILEDDLPGLMQAGVHGVAISGLITNAAVKSKMVADLYSQLNNENYATT, from the coding sequence ATGATTAACAGACTTCATTATATATCACAGGGCGCCACTGCCGAAGCCCACCTGGACAATATCCGGCAGGCCTGTGACGCAGGCTGTACCTGGGTTCAGCTGCGCATAAAAAACGAAACGCCGGCCAATATTACGCCTGCCGCCATGGAAGCAAGGCGCATTACGCAGGCTTATGGCGCAACGCTTATCATTAATGACCATCCGCAGGTGGCTGCTGCCTGTGGCGCTGATGGCGTGCATGTCGGGTTAAATGATATGTCCGTGGCAGATGCCCGCCTGATTGTAGGCCCGCAGGCAATTGTAGGTGGTACCAGCAACAAAACGGCTGATATCCTGAAACATAGTCTGGAAGGCGCCGATTACGTAGGACTCGGGCCTTTCCGGTTTACGGCTACCAAAGAAAAGTTAAGTCCGGTTTTAGGAATAGATGGTTACCTGAGTATTATGGAGCAGTTGCACATTCTTCGTTTGTCCATTCCAGTTATTGCCATAGGAGGTATACTGGAAGATGATTTACCGGGATTAATGCAGGCAGGTGTACACGGTGTCGCTATCAGCGGGCTGATAACAAATGCAGCAGTCAAAAGCAAGATGGTAGCAGATCTTTATTCACAACTCAACAATGAAAATTATGCAACCACTTAA
- a CDS encoding thiamine phosphate synthase, giving the protein MIWVITSPENINSESELITNLLAAGADKILLRKPSWTSISYYRLLEKIPADLYKRIIIRDNQQVYKDFALAGIHWSEAARNASPLSATQKQYSTGVHDLQQLEIYEDAFSHFLLSPVFDSISKPGYSSQFAKPLPESCKATVLALGGINEHNIMQLPAWKYAGAAVLGSIWKNPAKAVDQFLLLQQAWHKAKIAHP; this is encoded by the coding sequence ATGATCTGGGTGATAACTTCTCCCGAAAATATAAATTCGGAATCCGAACTAATAACAAATCTATTAGCAGCAGGCGCTGATAAAATACTGCTCAGGAAGCCTTCCTGGACAAGCATTTCCTATTACAGACTGCTGGAAAAAATTCCCGCTGATTTATATAAGAGGATTATCATCAGAGATAACCAACAGGTATATAAAGATTTTGCACTTGCAGGCATACACTGGAGTGAGGCCGCCAGAAATGCATCACCGTTGTCTGCCACGCAAAAGCAGTATAGTACAGGTGTACACGATTTACAACAGCTGGAAATTTATGAAGATGCTTTTTCGCATTTTTTATTAAGCCCGGTTTTCGACAGCATCTCTAAGCCAGGCTATAGCAGCCAGTTTGCAAAACCTTTACCGGAAAGCTGCAAGGCTACTGTTTTGGCACTGGGAGGCATCAACGAACACAATATTATGCAGCTGCCGGCATGGAAATATGCCGGTGCTGCTGTATTGGGTAGCATCTGGAAAAATCCGGCAAAAGCAGTGGATCAGTTTCTCCTGCTGCAACAAGCCTGGCACAAAGCAAAAATTGCACATCCATGA
- a CDS encoding thiazole synthase, which translates to MQPLKIADKIFQSRLFTGTGKFSSTILMEEALLASSSELVTVALKRVDIHNQADDILSHLHHPHINLLPNTSGVRTAKEAVYAAQLAREALETNWVKLEIHPDPRYLLPDPIETLLATEQLAKLGFVVLPYIHADPVLCKRLEDAGTAAVMPLGAPIGSNKGLKTLDFLEIIIAQSRVPVIVDAGIGAPSHAAQAMELGADAVLVNTAIAVSPDPAGMALAFKAAVEAGRQAYEAGLPRQQQHARASSPLTAFLDEI; encoded by the coding sequence ATGCAACCACTTAAAATAGCAGATAAAATATTTCAGTCGAGGTTGTTTACCGGCACAGGAAAATTTTCATCGACGATACTGATGGAAGAGGCGCTGTTAGCGTCTTCTTCAGAACTGGTTACTGTAGCGCTGAAGCGGGTTGATATCCATAACCAGGCAGATGACATCCTTTCACACCTGCATCATCCGCATATTAACCTGTTGCCTAACACCAGTGGTGTACGCACCGCCAAAGAAGCAGTATATGCTGCGCAACTGGCTAGGGAAGCGCTGGAAACCAACTGGGTAAAGCTGGAAATCCATCCTGATCCGCGGTACCTGCTGCCAGACCCGATTGAAACCCTGCTGGCAACAGAACAGCTGGCGAAGCTGGGCTTTGTGGTTTTGCCTTATATCCATGCGGACCCTGTGTTGTGCAAGCGGCTGGAAGATGCCGGCACCGCAGCCGTGATGCCATTAGGCGCTCCCATAGGCAGTAATAAAGGACTGAAAACACTGGATTTCCTGGAAATCATCATTGCGCAAAGCAGGGTACCGGTGATTGTAGATGCCGGTATCGGCGCGCCTTCCCATGCCGCGCAGGCCATGGAACTAGGCGCAGACGCCGTCCTGGTAAATACGGCCATTGCTGTATCTCCTGATCCGGCAGGCATGGCGCTGGCCTTTAAAGCCGCCGTGGAAGCAGGCAGACAGGCATACGAAGCCGGACTTCCACGCCAGCAACAGCATGCGAGAGCATCAAGCCCGTTAACTGCTTTCCTGGATGAGATTTAA
- a CDS encoding hydroxymethylpyrimidine/phosphomethylpyrimidine kinase, which yields MKQDRPYALSIAGLDPSAGAGLLADIKTFEQLQVYGLGVTSAVTIQTGTRFHDLQWLPATQILEQAKPLLEEYPVTFCKIGIMENLAAMHRVITQLLIWQPAMKIILDPVLKASAGYTFHEKPSWTQWEALLKHVYLLTPNYEEAVQLTGLSSGTAAASQIFSCCHVLLKGGHHPEKPGVDTLYTDKVIEIHPGKINASPKHGSGCVLSAAITALLAKGETLERACINGKDYTEKLLSSNTGLLGYHSII from the coding sequence ATGAAACAAGACAGACCATATGCACTCAGCATAGCAGGACTGGATCCCAGCGCCGGCGCCGGTTTGCTGGCTGATATAAAAACATTTGAACAGCTACAGGTATACGGACTCGGGGTAACCAGTGCCGTTACCATACAAACGGGCACCCGGTTTCATGATCTGCAATGGTTGCCTGCCACGCAAATACTGGAACAGGCGAAACCCTTGCTGGAAGAATATCCTGTCACCTTTTGCAAAATAGGTATTATGGAAAATCTTGCTGCTATGCACCGCGTTATTACACAATTGCTGATATGGCAACCAGCTATGAAAATTATCCTGGACCCTGTATTGAAGGCCTCTGCCGGATATACCTTTCATGAAAAACCGTCATGGACACAGTGGGAAGCCCTGCTAAAACACGTTTACCTGCTCACCCCCAATTATGAGGAAGCAGTGCAACTGACAGGTCTTTCCAGCGGTACAGCAGCTGCATCACAGATTTTCAGCTGTTGTCATGTACTCCTGAAAGGCGGCCACCATCCTGAAAAGCCAGGTGTAGACACCCTTTACACCGACAAGGTAATTGAAATTCATCCCGGCAAAATAAACGCCTCACCCAAACATGGGTCAGGATGCGTGTTATCTGCTGCCATTACGGCCTTGCTGGCAAAGGGCGAAACACTGGAAAGGGCCTGTATTAACGGTAAAGACTATACGGAAAAATTATTATCGTCCAATACAGGTCTACTGGGATATCATTCTATCATCTAA